The genomic window CATCTGTAACGATCTCTTAGCTATCGATATTTCTTTTATAGAGAGTACCTCGGAGTCCTTCGGATCTAACAGACTCGGAGTGGGTGCTAGAAAATAAGCGATCGCTCGTGTTTCACCCCGGAAAGAATAGGGTTAAGGATATTTTGCTACGCCTCACTCACTTTCTCCATGCAGGGGTTCCTTTTTTACAGAAAATGCGCCAAAATTCTGTTAGAGTCCAGAACAAAGCATCTCTGAATCCAGGACTTTTGGAAAAACTGGGTTCCTGAATTTAACCCTCCCCAGCCAAAAACAACAATCCCGCCAGCACAAGTCTGGCGGGATTGCGTTTTATATCCCTTTACTAAAAAGACCTACTGGCCTATCTAATTCTATTAAGTATCTTAAAAGTTGAATATAATTAACCTTGCCAAGAGGTGCTGTAGCTTAAAATACAAAATTCAGTTTTTTTGGCACAGCCCGGTTTGGATCCAGGGTGAGGACAGTCTGAGTAGATTGTTGAAATCAAGGCGATCGCTTCCTTCGGAAATGGATCTACAGCAGCCGAATAAACAGGGAGTCATCTGCGATGGAGTGAACTGTTTATGAAACGGCTGTTTTGGATTAGCATCATGGGTTTATCTGCAACCCTCATAGCGGCGGTACAAATTAAATCTCAACCCTTAATTTTATGTGATTATGAGGTGCCTCCAGTCTGTAGTGACCCCAGCGGATGCCACCCGGAACTCGTCTGCTCACCGTTGTCCGAGGCGATCGCTTCGGCGCGGAAAAATTAGGGGGTTCCAATGCTCAGTGCTAGATTTAACAAGGGTTTCCGGGTTGTGAGCCAAAAAGGACCATCACCGAATGCGATCGCCCCAGTGGGGAGTCTCCTCTACATCGGCCAAAGCACGTCAAAAGCACGATCAATAAATTGGGTACAGTGACTCCCACTTAGAGGGAATGGAAATTTGGGGTGATGCTTCATCCTTAACGTTGCAAGTTCGGCCCTAAATTCTGCTGGAAAGCTGTAGAACCCGTCGGAGTAATAAACCCGAGTCATTTTGAGGATTCTGGGTTGAGAGTTCCCGGCGGTCCAAACTTTTGGAAAAACTGAATCTGGATTATTCAAAAACCTAGGCGATCGCCTCTTGAAAAACCCCTACATTCCCAGGGTTATTGAGGCGATCGCCTAGGTTTTTGCATCCTTTAATCCTTTAATGGCGGTGATTATTATTATATTTAATTCTCGCCCCTGCCCATTGTAACTTTTCCCGTAAGGTCTGATAATAGGAATAATTTTCCTGTAAAATAATAAACTTTGCCCGACAATCTGCCATTCGGACATCCACCCGATGTCCCGGCCAAATTGAAGTAGCCATTACCCCATCCATCCACAATTTTGTACTCAAATCCGGGTCTGCTAAAGGCCAAATACTGACCACGGCTCCTGGGGGCAACACAATCGGACGACTGGACAAACTCAGGGGACAAATGGGAGTCACGGCGATCGCCTCCATCCCATCATGCATAATCGGGCCATTTGCCGAAACCGTATAACAGGTTGAACCCGTAGGGGTTGCCACAATCAGACCATCTCCCTGATACTGATCCACCACCTCCCCATCAATTTCCATTTCCAGAATCGAGGTGATCATCCGGTCTGCTGCTGCCGGTTTAACACACATTTCATTTAAGGCCAAAAAGCGATCGCTCGCCGGTTTCATATTCGTATGATGACCCTCATAAACCCGTCCTTGGAGCATCATTCGGCGTTGAATCGCATAGCGGTCTTCTAACAAGCGATCCCAAACTCGTTCCGTATCTTTAAACTCCTCAAAGTGTTCCGTAATAAACCCCAGATGCCCGCC from Laspinema palackyanum D2c includes these protein-coding regions:
- a CDS encoding NAD(+) kinase, encoding MQLKNAIIAHKAGDDLSRRWADRCARELENRGCHVLVGPSGSKDNPYPVFLASSTSPIDLAVVFGGDGTALAAARQLAPEGIPMLAVNVGGHLGFITEHFEEFKDTERVWDRLLEDRYAIQRRMMLQGRVYEGHHTNMKPASDRFLALNEMCVKPAAADRMITSILEMEIDGEVVDQYQGDGLIVATPTGSTCYTVSANGPIMHDGMEAIAVTPICPLSLSSRPIVLPPGAVVSIWPLADPDLSTKLWMDGVMATSIWPGHRVDVRMADCRAKFIILQENYSYYQTLREKLQWAGARIKYNNNHRH